The following is a genomic window from Pseudochaenichthys georgianus chromosome 9, fPseGeo1.2, whole genome shotgun sequence.
atctaataatactaacactgatattctgccactgtctgtgttcaaATGGATGTCATTTTTGCCTTTTTGTAAACCCGGTATGCCTCTTGTCTTGCAATATCATATGATGTTAAAAGCTTTGCCTTCCAGATTACTAACGTCCACATACATTTTTCATTGTACAGCTGAGTACCtgctaaaacaaacaaacaattttattttattactttTTATGGGTGGTAACAACATGTTGGCTTATCATTGTTAGATTTTGGCAAACattatatttcatatttaaaggCATTGATTCCCCAGTAATGTCTATGTAGTTGAAATAAGCGGTTGAATATGAATATGGCTAGCTGCTACATCTGGAGCTAAGTGAATCCTATGGACCTCAAAATAATGATTCAATAATAAAAATGGCAAAGATTTATCGAGACAATATCTTACAGAGCCATAATACATCAAACCTGATCTGATGTTAGAATTCCACCAGAGCCTCTGGCGGGACTGTGGGATACCTTGCAAGGCGGCTGAAGATAGAAAACACATGGTGAGAGCTGTTTGTCTCAGCTCTTTCAACCATGGTGGCAGGTTTGCACATGTTAGTCCATTAACTGAACATTGTGTACCTCACAATAATGCTTACAAGTTTCCAAATCCCAGTTAAGATATTTTCGAATAATTTCTTTAATTCATGGAAACCATTAGGTCTTGATATTTCATTGTGGCTTTCGGCTTCACTGCTATCACCTTGAAGAAACTTGAAATGTCTATCATTGCCTATTGCGAGGAACTGTTTTGAATATTTCTCCTTCTGTGTGTAAGATTTATACCACCATTGTAGGATCTGGGTTTGAATAGCTTTGCaaagcataaagactggaagcaGGGGAAAGTAGCCTGACAAACCTTCATTGCTGATTTTTGGCAAACCTTTCAATAGCAGTGACAACAGCAGTCCTTTTTAACAACCTGTTGAATCTTAGTACAGTGTTTCCCCTCTCTATACCTTTTGGTAACCCTCAAAGCAAACAGCATTAGGATTATCTTGAATTTTCAATAGTATTTTGCTTGCAATAATAACAGTAGATTATGTTTTCCCCTCTGGCTAAGGCTTGGTTATGCACTACAAGGAGGGGAAAGTAAGCTCAATATTAGTCATTTTTATTCATTGTGATTTTATTGGTCTCCCTTTGTTATCATGAAGAAAAAGGGAACTCAATTAACTGCTTTTAATCTACTTTACTCATGCAAGTGACCTGCTCAGACCTGTTGGATGTAATTAAATAATACTGCTGATTTATACTGGAAAAAGACCAGGCATATTTAAGCCTGCATGTTTCCATATCTTGATTATATATAGGTGGCAAGTGGGCAATAGTTTCTATCAAAATGAACCCTTGCCTTATTTGATTTATGCTCTAGGACGGCAGCCCAGTTCTGGTTTTTGGATACTGAGGTTTGCTTGGAAATAAAGTGAAGCCTTTAAATAGCAGTGCAAAGTATTGCTTTCCACTGCATAATAAGGAGCAAGTCTCCCTTTGGAAACACAACATCCTTATTAGAGAACAGCTGAGTGAATGGAGTGACTGCTCTGTTTCCTGCTTTGCTAACTTATGACCCGGCTGGTTCATTCTCTTAACAGTCATTTATGTTGTAAATGCACAACACAAGAACGTAACATGATCCACGTACACCAATCAAGAACAAAACTTTATTGTATAAGTACAAAAGCATTTCCCCTTAACCTACATACAATCTACCAAGGTGCTCACAGTCCAGTTTAGCACCCAAACATCAACAGTCATAAGGAAGAAAGATGTCAATAGGTAAAAACTTCATAAGAATGTAGTGGTagtactttaaaaaaaacacagtcATTTGTTAATACATATATTTCTCAAGCATGAAattataaggcaaggcaagtttatttatatagcacttttcaatgcaaggcaattcaaagtgctttacaaaaaaaaatgaaagacattaagcattcaaaaagaaaagctaataaaataaacattaaggaaaaatacatggataaaagttacagtgcagtctaaaatatgaatagttcaattaaacattacaaatgaTTCTTGTTATTAGATTTAAGTCACAATAATTCTAAGCTTGTTTAACAATTCCTGGTTATGGCTTTTACAGGGAAAAAAGAGTGTTTATAAAAAGAAAGCCGCTTTAATATGGCTGCTTTTAGATAGCTATGGTACAGTGAAGAATTTCGTGGGAAGGATTTACGACTATCATGTAAGCTTTAAAcaaaaacgttgactttaacgAATAACATGAACATGGAGTCATTTCActagcttttattttgaagtttgaaaaatgttttttcccAATTTCCTGACAACTTCCATGAATTCAAATGTTTTGGACGGAAAAATGTCTTATTAcaagttttcaaatattatttaaaaaaaaataggtATAACGCATACAATACTGTTAAAACTGGAGAGCTATAGACGTTAAGATCCAAATGTTCATCTCCTAAATGAATTAATGTAATTCTGTGTTTATGAAGTTGTGTTTCTCTCACTCGCACACAATCGTTCTctacaatataatacaatacatttattATGAAAAAAGAATGGCCCTTTTCCCCAAACACAGCTTATTTGGGAAATATCTAAACAGCTTTGAAGATTCTTTGTAAAAAACATTTGTGGCCGGAAGGTACTTTACTGGGGTGTTGGTATTTACAGAAAGCGCATATTTTGCTGtgtatctctctcacacactcacagatgTTCTTTGCTAGTGTTATTTGTTTTGTCATTGGAGTTGACATTGGTGAGTCGGACATTCTCCTCCGTTGGCCTTTTCTGGTCATGATATTCTCCCTCCGTATGAAAGCCGACCATCAACTGGTAGATTATCACACCAACAATGGTGCCAATGAAAGGGGCGAAAACAGGTACAAGGAACCAGCCGTTTCTAACCCTACGGAGAGACAAATAAAAAGTCAATTATACAAGAAAAGTCCCTCTGTCCTGAAATAACAAGGTCAATAGATAATGAGCGTCTAATCTTTAAGAGTGTCACAAGTTCACATAAACACAATTATTAAAAATCTTTGAACTTACGTGAAAACCTCACTGCCCCACCCAGCCATAGCAGTGAAAATACGTGGTCCAAGATCTCTGGCAGGATTTACAGCATAGCCAGAGTTAAAGCCCATGGACAATCCAATGACCAGAACCACAAATCCCACAGTGAAGGCCTCCAACCCCTGGGGGATGGGGTTGTTGTGTGGATCCACAATTGCCAGAATGCAAACAATTAGTGCTGCTGTGCCGATTATCTATATAGCGGAGGGGAACATGTAAGAGGAGATTGTGAGTTGGACACCTGAGTTGTATAACCTATATTTGTCAAGTTTGAATTCAGTTTATGAGAGCtgttttcacattttaaatgggTACCTGATCAAAGAAGCCATTGACAAGGGTGAGATGTTTTCCAGGGTATGTAGCAAAAATGCTAGCGGTGGCGCTAGGcccagtcacattaaaacatccaggaatgtcccacaGGGCATCTAAAAgtagacaaacaaaaaaagaaaagcataACACATTTTATATTTGAAATGTTGTATATTTCACATCTGTTTATATACTGTAAATGGTCGTAacaagatttattttttaaatatcgcTCCATCTCTAAAGCCATCCCTTACCGTAGTACATGCCGAATATGATAGCTGCGCCGAAGTAAGCACCGATTGTCTGAAAGAGGAAGTACATGGGGAACTTTCTCCAGGGCTCTCTTCCGAGCAGGCACATGGCAAAGGTCACTGCTGGATTTAAATGCCCCCCTGCAAATGTACAGTGTGACAGTAGGTCAGTGCATTTTATAAACCAAACCTAAAGGCAACATCATTACctaattatataaaaaaaatgcagACTCCCAGAACTGTCTGAAAAGGGTTACATTTTTACATTATTCTGATTAGGGAGTTAATCTCATACAGCAAAAATAATACCAATTGAGTCATGTTCTTTAATTTGAATCATAATATTTAATTATATGTACCTGATATCTGGCCACAGACCAGAATGCCTAGCATGGCAGCAAAACCGAAGGCAAAGTTGACTGTGAGGAACATGCCATGGGAACCACTGCTCAACACCTGCTGGGCCACGGCACCACAGCCGAACATCTGAAGAGAGAATAAAAAAACAGGTTTATGCTTGGCTCCAAAAACGTCTTGTGCGTGCACATAATAGCTTAAGTAGTTTTCTTTGTTGGGACAAGTAATCTGATGATGTGATGGGTGCTGTGTGTGATATTGAGGTGTTATTTGAAAGAAATACAAAGGCCTTTTGAATGTCTAGTGCCCATTTTGCACACAAACCATGACCTAGTCTCAGACTTGTATAAAGAAAAAACATGAATACTGTACATTTAGTGCTTAGTCAGGACATCGAGGTCAAGCCAAGGACTGAAATTAGACAATGTGACGTTAATCAGTGAAACCGTTTAGAACAAAGACCCATTATATAAGCTCTTCTTAGAATTATATCAGCTCCATTGTGTTTGTAATGGCACACAAGAGTACAGTATGTCATTTCTACTGCTACTGCCCAGCTGATTTTTCTGGGAAGCGGAAAACACAGGTCGGTTTCTACTTGAGGGATGAGGGAAAAGAGAAAAACATATGTTTAAGGGCGACGTGACTAATTCTGTCAAATGAAGCAGGATTTAAGAACATGTTGCCTTTAGATGTTAGCTCTGCCAAACAGGTGCCATACTGTTTATTCTGCACACTGATTATCAGTGTGTGTGCTCATCGTATACATGTTTAGCAAGAGTAATATGTGTGGTCCATGTCTAGGCTTCTGCTCTGTAAGCCCCCTGATGAGGATGCTTTTCAGTCAGACCGCAGTACTCAAATGTTGAGGTCAGCTTGAGGGGAACCACACTCAGAAGGACTGGCGCCTGAGGGGAGTTCATCATCACTAGGCTCAGTATAAACTCTTTTCCAACCCTTATCCAGCCA
Proteins encoded in this region:
- the aqp3a gene encoding aquaporin-3a, giving the protein MGRQKVYLDKLSRFFHIRNLLLRQALAECLGTLILVMFGCGAVAQQVLSSGSHGMFLTVNFAFGFAAMLGILVCGQISGGHLNPAVTFAMCLLGREPWRKFPMYFLFQTIGAYFGAAIIFGMYYDALWDIPGCFNVTGPSATASIFATYPGKHLTLVNGFFDQIIGTAALIVCILAIVDPHNNPIPQGLEAFTVGFVVLVIGLSMGFNSGYAVNPARDLGPRIFTAMAGWGSEVFTVRNGWFLVPVFAPFIGTIVGVIIYQLMVGFHTEGEYHDQKRPTEENVRLTNVNSNDKTNNTSKEHL